Proteins encoded within one genomic window of Halocatena marina:
- a CDS encoding cold-shock protein: MANGTVDFFNDTGGYGFISTEDADEDVFFHMEDVGGPDLEEGTEIEFDIEQAEKGPRAKNVVRV; this comes from the coding sequence ATGGCAAACGGTACGGTTGATTTCTTCAACGACACTGGCGGTTACGGTTTCATTTCCACTGAGGATGCGGACGAGGACGTGTTCTTCCACATGGAAGACGTCGGCGGCCCCGACCTTGAGGAGGGAACAGAGATCGAATTCGACATCGAACAGGCAGAGAAAGGCCCGCGCGCGAAAAACGTCGTTCGCGTCTAA